The proteins below come from a single Pseudochaenichthys georgianus chromosome 14, fPseGeo1.2, whole genome shotgun sequence genomic window:
- the abr gene encoding active breakpoint cluster region-related protein isoform X5, whose translation MTEILVSDVNLNSVCERLEKHCCVDQNQHNLSSQPQTPVLKRHSNTGAKLWGRVRSKLLRQKLDPQTVQSKNWHMDVIEMNGIKVEFSMKFTSRDLSLKRTPSKKQSGVFGVKINVVTKRERSKVPYIVRQCIEEVEKRGIDEVGIYRISGVATDIQALKLVFDTNTKDILVMLSDMDINAIAGTLKLYFRELPEPLLTDRLYPAFMEGIALSDPAAKENCMMHLLRSLPDPNLMTFLPLLDHLKRVAEKEPVNKMSLHNLATVFGPTLLRPSESEIAKAQHITSASDIWSHDVMAQVQVLLYYLQHPPISFAELKRNTLYYSTDV comes from the exons ATGACGGAGATTTTGGTGTCGGACGTAAACTTGAACTCGGTGTGTGAGCGTctggagaagcactgctgtgtggACCAGAACCAGCACAACCTGTCCAGCCAGCCACAGACCCCGGTGCTGAAGAGGCACAGCAACACCGGGGCCAAGCTGTGGGGCCGCGTCCGCAGCAAGCTGCTCAGACAAAAG CTGGATCCTCAGACAGTGCAGTCCAAGAACTGGCACATGGACGTCATAGAGATGAACGGG ATCAAAGTGGAGTTCTCCATGAAGTTTACAAGTCGGGACCTCAGCTTAAAGAGAACGCCGTCCAAAAAACAGAGCGGGGTGTTTGGAGTCAAAATCAACGTGGTGACAAA GCGCGAGCGCTCCAAGGTGCCTTATATCGTGCGGCAGTGCATTGAAGAGGTGGAAAAGAGGGGGATCGACGAAGTGGGAATCTACAGGATCTCAGGGGTGGCCACTGACATCCAGGCCCTCAAATTAGTGTTTGACACCA ATACCAAAGATATCCTGGTGATGCTGAGCGACATGGACATCAACGCCATCGCAGGAACACTTAAGCTGTACTTCAGGGAGCtgccggagcctctgctcaccgACCGCCTCTACCCCGCCTTCATGGAGGGCATCG CGCTCTCTGACCCCGCAGCCAAGGAGAACTGCATGATGCACCTGCTGCGCTCCCTGCCGGACCCCAACCTCATGACCTTCCTCCCCCTGCTGGACCACCTCAAacg CGTGGCGGAGAAGGAGCCCGTCAACAAGATGTCCCTCCACAACCTGGCCACGGTGTTTGGCCCCACTCTGCTCAGGCCCTCAGAGTCCGAGATCGCAAAGGCTCAGCACATCACCTCTGCCTCTGACATTTGGTCACATGACGTGATGGCGCAG GTCCAGGTGCTGCTCTACTACCTGCAGCATCCTCCCATCTCCTTCGCGGAACTGAAGCGCAACACGCTCTACTATTCCACTGACGTTTAA